In Styela clava chromosome 6, kaStyClav1.hap1.2, whole genome shotgun sequence, the genomic window CATATCATCAAAACTCATTTGCTTTCGAGTATTTTCcttaaaattattgattttcgTTACATTGAGAGTTTCcacaataatttattaaaattgaacATCCAAAAACATTGAAATGCAAATCTAGGCAACCAATAACTTTTTTCGCCTATTTCACATCAAATTGTGCAAAAGACTGAAATCTGTGGACAGGGACATGGACAGATATTCCACTCGGCTAACACTGACAGTCACCgaagtcgtaatagaactaaaataaggaaaatcggaacgCATACTTCGTGTATAcccaaatattaataaatcacCTACTAAACTTTTTCACAGTTTACAACTCACATCAAATACCAACACAGCACCGAGGACGATCCATAATTTGTCTGAAATGAGAAACGCTATTCCCATGGGACGAAACGTGACTTCAGGTAAGTTAATacgttttttaatatttgtttcgGGAGGGACGAAAGCCGACAAAGTGGCTTAATCATGTGGTGAACGGAGTTCTAGCGCCCTTTTCCCTGCTCATGCTGAATATGAGAATAATTAACTCTTCTTGATACATGGATTAGGGTAGCGGTACCAGTAACCAACCAGCAGTAGTCACTCACTCAAATATTCACCCTAAATGAGATTCCAATTTTCGAAGCTTCGTAAAATACTCAACGGTTTGGTGACAGAGCAATTCTctgatatattgatatatattagcTGCCAACGGTATAATTGCTTCTAATTGGTTTAGTTGAAATCTTAAGCCATTTCTATTACTAAATTTAGCATCGATGTTTCCATCAAATAGCATGTGGATACAAATGTGGTAATTATTTACTAAGGTGAAGATGATTACGAAGAAGTTCAAGCTGGGGCAACTGGTGAATATGAAGCGGTGCAACCAGCAACAGGTAGATACGTGAACATACAGCCCAAGCAGTCAGCTCATTGGTATGAAGAGATACGATCAACAACTGACGGTTACGTGGACGTACAGACCGAACAAGAAGCTGACGGATACGTGTACGTACAAACCGAACAAGTACTTGACGGATACATGAACGTACAAAACCAGCAAGCAGATTATGGGTATGAAGCCATGCAACCAACAACTGTTGAATGCGATAAAGTACAAATCAGGACAACAGCTCAGTATCAAGAAAGCAGACAAAGAAACGTAAACGTACATACCAAGCAAGCAGCTGATGGTTATGAAGAGGTACGATCAACAACTGCTGGATACCTGAACTTACAAACCGAATGGTTGGATGATGGGTACAAGAAAGGGTATATTAGGTCAACTACACAGAAGCAAGATGTCGCATATGAATCCATATAAAACTAGTTTTGCATAAATGATTCAAGCCATTGTTTGGGGATGATGGAGGTCTGAGGAGTGCTGGTATTGTACTAAGCAGAAAAAAATCATTAGCGCCGCCTTGATTTTAATAACGAAATGTTAAAAAAGTATTTGTCGGTAATCGATTCAAGCTCTTAGATTTTGTTACCCTATCTAATTTAGTTCGCTGTTCGCACAAACtacttgaaaaaattataattcttTTTCTTAACTAACTGAATAATTACACATAGTGTAAGAATATGCAAGTATtgtcatgtatatatatattatttttaaacaaattcaaTTATAATATTCAGAATAAAAGTTGAATGCATATATAGAAGCGATAACGTGGGTGATTTTGTGTAGAATTTCCTGTATGAACATTGCTATGTTTCATGGCATTTGAAACACACATGATGATGTGATGTTATATTGCATGTAAAAGGTAGAATTCTCGGGTGATATATTGATTAATACTCTAATGAAATGAGTTTCGGCATTTGTCTTCAATATAGCTCGACGGCTTAGAGCTTCAAGCTATGTTGTAATTTATAACCATAGCTTAGAAACTATTAGTTTTGATTAAGATGCAAGCAGGCATAACTCAGGCGTAGAGCGTTGGTTTTCAGTGATGTTTAACCACGATTCAATATGGGATAGAAGAGTTTTCTCGTCTTACACCCGAGAATATTAACATAGAGTCCTATATATATACTATGATCAAAGAGTACTGCGCAGTAAGTgatttgagttttaaacttgaCACATTACGAAACGAAGAGGATTGAATTAGTGGTAATCAGTTGGTTTTATTGATTATTCAATCCTTAGCGTTAGCGATGTTAGcgcaaaacaaataaatatgagATCAAGTCGATTCTGGTAGCTATCGTGGGATTTGTCAGTCGGTATCCCAACGCTTGTGGCAACTGCAATTACATTCGACAGGAAGAACAGGTAGTTTGAATTTACTAATGACTTCCGTTATTGGCTCTTAGTGTTTGATTATTAAAACACGCAAAGCAAACGCTTGTCAGTTGTTAGTACCGCACCTAATGTTCGTTCACCAAGTTCATATAGCAATGCCGAATTTAACATTAAAACAAGAGAGTAGgtatcaaatatatgaacacaaagtttgcacacCGGCAAAGTCTTAGCTGAGCAGAGAGAGACGGAACATAGGATGCCATTGTCTGCGACTAACGCAAATGTTGATATAGAAAGATCAATCAAACGTTTGtacaataaatgtatatatttgtttaattttgtgCTATTTACCTATTCCTAGCACTAATGTGACCTCACATACTaacaaccttgaaccaccctaaAAACCATATGTTGTTTATACATAATACCAAATAGCAGTTCTCACATCAACTGTCTATACgccgaaatataaaaaataaaatttcaaaatgtcgcTTATCATAGCATCTGAGAATGAGAAGTCCGAGCGGTAATTTCGATTTTTGCTCTTTCCGGAGCTGATGTTTTAGATTTTTAAAATGTCAAAGTTATCAACCGAAAAAGGGACCTTAATGATAAAGAATTCAGAGTTAACAATTTGTTGTCTCGGAATCAGGAGACTGAATCgggatcgatttttttttaatatggaaTTGGCGGCCAAGGTCAAATCTCTATTTAACGAAGGAATCAGAGTCGGTTTATTTCAAGGCGATTTGAAGGGGCTAGGCCTTAtcttaaggggagggcttatattaaaatcatgtttaaaatttaggctaggccttattttcggggaaatacgGTAGTGCTCGAGAATGGCGTATATTCTTGTAAACGTTGCCACCGCCGTGtgtatatatttaagcatttcTATAAGTATCTTCAACCGGCGCAACTGAACATGAATATTATCTTACCACTCACTACCGGAACTTGGTCATGACGAGTCGGATGAGGTTAAACACAATGGATCATGCGAGGTATTAATATACTACCAATATATATAAGCAACCCCCGCTACAGCGTACATGTTTGGTCCATCACAGCTATACATTACAATATATAGCATTAAAGAGTCTAATGACGTAGCAAGGATTCAGAATTATCTACTGTACAACTTTAGTTGCGATGTGATTCAGGGCGTTGTTGAAATTTTGCAATAAGCAGGGAACCATTTCttctttattttatcattagtttttgttttataagtTGGTGTTAGAAGACCACATTAAATGGGTGATGTGCACTGCAGCTGACGCCTGACCTTCTATTTGACGTTTGTAAATTTGCGCGTTAGGTTTATGTACAGTTTGTCATGTTGAGAAGCTAACGAGTGAcgtatattaataaaaatggaGTTTAAGTTGTTCTTATCGTGTTACGTGCTTGTGTTGCTATGGAGATATCAGCTGGGCATGGTTTTCTGGAAATTTGGAAACTGTTGTTAGTATTTATGAACTCAAGTTTCTCGCCGATTTCTGGGAGGTATACAACTAGAGTAAAACGCTGAAAGCTCAACCCTCTATACCCGGGCTTTCCAAACTTTGAAGCTTGCGACATAGATATGGTACTTTGTGTGGAATTGGTGTATTCCTTACGACCCCTAAATTCCGTTGCGCGACCACCTGCAGGGGCGGGACCCCAATTTGGGAAGCCCTGTGCAATACAACGGCattatagttttatatattatgaACAAATTGAAATAAGGTCATTCGCAGGCAAAGATGTTGGGAACTGCTATTAAATTGGAAcaaattgatctttattttaaacattcatGTTAACACATGAAAGATAATGTAGGTCAATATGGAAGTGTCTGCTGCCAGAAGGCGATTACTTTTAATTCTTTCTGGCTCTTTGTTATATTCCCGTATTTTTTTCTTCGCACGAACAAAGAGATGGTATTATTTgtgtttattacttatcgatcttaagatcggtaagtatattgataggtatttgtctgtatgtatgtctgtctgttagatgcacgcgatatctcacgaaagcgagattgaatctgctccagattttgcatgtgcattcatcttatctcggaccagaagcctattgattttgggcgaattatgtcgtataattagcgagttatcaatcaattattgatatagtgatctagatttttgtgaagcgagagaattttgaaacccgccgagtgtgtgtgtgcgatgcgcagtgcgcaagttacaagagcggatgaatcgaaactgcagtttctgttttgggggatcccctaactatcgatcgataagtcttcggtttccaatattctcgtttattacttatcgattttaatcggtaagtatgttgataggtatttgtctgtatgtttgtctgttagatgcacgcgatatctcacgaaagcgagattgaatctgctccagattttgcatgtgcattcatcttatctcggaccagaatactgttgattttgggcgaattatgtcgtataattagcgagttatcaatcaattattgatatagtgatctagatttttgtaaagcgagagaattttgagacccgccgagtgtgtgtgtgcgatgcgcagtgcgcaagttacaagagcggatgaatcgaaactgcagtttatgttttgggggatcccctaactatcgatcgataagtcttcggtttccaaccaatattctcgtttgaaTATTGCTCTCTTATTTAGTTATAATTggtgacaaaaaaaatttgtcccAAAGTGGGAAAAgtcaaaacagtgttcccagTGGTacaattcaaatcaatattgcttgggaacattattttttttcgcaTATAAATAAATGCATGTTGTATCAAACTATgctttgtatttgaaatatgcCCATGCGTCCAAATGTGTGGGTCGCTTTTTTTTCGGAAAATAGcataaaatttattgattaTATTCCTATTTTATATTGAACTGTTGCCTGAAATAATTTGCCGATGTTAGAAATGTCATCGCGTGAAAAACGGCAGCATCTATTTTGTTATGCTGTAAGGaaagcagggctactcaactggcgacCGCGGTCCgtatccggacctttcgagtattttaTTCGgaggaccgcacctaattcttcaTTTTGGATCATTACGCCCActtttaaagtttattttataaaatgacttttattgttttaagtatatatgaaaataactataacaccataataaacaatcttgattagatgataatcattagccggtcgagaaagtgcgcgtttaaggatgccgaaatataatttctggaaacaccggatccaaataattttgaagttttgtatgcggatcttcggtaaaacagttgagtagccctgctgtaAAGTCAcggcacaattttgaaaaatgactgCAAACAAGCGCAGTTTTCTCGTGAGTGCAACTTTAAAGTaatttttatgttgaaatgATTGTTTTGTATTAGCAATTAATGAATAATAAAAGCACTACATTccgtttagtatttgagcatatttttgAGTCTGAAGTCTTGTTTAGAAAACGAGTAAAAACCTCACAAAAAAGTGAACGTATGCAAGTTTCATCCGCATAAGCATGTTCCTGAAAAACTCTCTCGTGACTTATTTTTACCGAGCCCAGCCACCTATCGAGTAGATGCCAATGTATCAAAATATAGATTTAGTCGTTTCGAATAATATTTCAGGTTTGCCAGAATCACATAATCTAGTTATTGTAATTCAATCCTGATTGCTCCTTCGGCGTAGAAATGGCCACAGTGCAATGTATTTTGATGGTGTTATTGGCAGGTGGGTGAATTGGATATTTCGATGATGAATAGtataaaaataggaaaaggtaaatatcaaaatattcgaaatctCGATTGAGATTTCACACAGAACCCATCACCGGATTTGAAGAAACAAATTATCTCCGGATTCCTACTTTGAATCAACAAAAATATTCAGATAAGGACATCCATTCCTTTGGGGGAAGGGGTGTCCCCATCTGCGTGCTTTTACTCCTGTCATACACACATTAGACAGAGTAGAGGAATGAAACCCCATCTGACTACTCAGAGGTCAATAAGCCCACGATATATTATAAtgccaaatgttcgtatatATTCTAGCGTATGGTTGCACGATCGAATTGAATTCAAACAGGCAAATTGAAATACACACTTAAATCTTAACAACAGCTATACGGTTGAAATCCAAATCGGTAATCAACACAAAAACACTATATTATTCTCAACTCTTGAATGAAGGCCGGAAACACATCACATATCGGTCGATACAATGAAAGCTCGGCATGAAATGTAAAACCTTTGCTACGGTAACCACCGGCGGAAATAGCTAAAAAGCACCCTTTTCATCGAATTCAACATACTATTAATACAAAAGGGTTGAAAAACACTAAAATCCATGGTTCTATTCCCACATTCGCTACACTGTATTGCGTTTTTGAAAGAcacagttaattttttttttacatatgaCAAAAAATCCATTTCCCGTTCTTGCAGGAGGACTACAGCCAGCGTTCTGTCAATGCGATAATACTTCACTGGTCATAAAGAAAGCGAATGGCGAGATTACTTCTCCGAATTTTCCCTCAAACGAATACGGAAAATCAGCTTCATGCTTGTGGGAGTTCCAGCCTCCGGCAGATGGAAAGAATTGCAATCTCAGTCTAACGATTATTTATCAACGACTCTATTTTGTTGAAGGACTATCTGGAATGAAAGATTGTTCGGGGAATTATTCTCTTTTCATAAACAATGGTATGTTGAAGTCTATGAGATACACAAGCGTATAGAGAGAAGGAATAGTAGAGTCTACACCCCTGAGATGTATGTGGTTTAAAAAAAAGGCGCGGCGTAACCTATAACGTAACTTTCTACTCAAACTGATATTCTCGACTAGCCCCCTAAGAAATTAGTAACAGAGCAGACGCCAACGGAAATATGATAAGCCGAATTAACAGATTTTCATAATATATGATAATGATAAATACCATGGCATGAATACGTCTAATTTTTTTGTGGTGAAAAAAGAAATTACGTATTTGATTAGCTAAAgtttatattacaaattttgaactttttctTATCATGCACTCCTACATACttatatactaaaatattacACTAAAATACTTTCGTTTTTATAGATAAACAAGACTGCCAAAGATACATCGCTATCCATAATCCGAAATACGTTACATTGATGTTCTATGATCCTGGCTCATTTGGGGCTGGATCCACTAATCAATCATTCTCCCCGGCCGTTACAGTTCGATATACTTCCGAAGGATTGTTGTCGAGTAGGCAACAATATAGTATGGGATTCAGAATTCAATACAAATTCACCGAATGTATTAAAGGTATGCTTTCGTGTCTTGTCTTggttattgaaaaataaattcgtTTCATAATGAAATAAAGTTTTGTTTACAAATCCATAGATGTTGCATACATGCTTATGGAGTAAGACTTGAAGCCATAGCTATATTTACAATTTCTGATCTTCcgacatttgaaattgaattgtTGGAATCGAAATTTTTAACTGAAACTGTAATAGTAGGCTTGCAAACTGGGTTTTAGCTTCTGCATTCCTGGGTTGAAGCATGCTTCGTGTTAGTTTGTGTAAAACATGAAATTTTCgacgctccagaaatatgtgtaccaatatggaggtaattaattttgttggcactcccgtagtatgtgaaccaagatgacgcacaacctgataaccctaacctgatacacatactatgttaaggttatgcgtcatcttggatccatatactacggga contains:
- the LOC144424256 gene encoding uncharacterized protein LOC144424256, encoding MATVQCILMVLLAGGLQPAFCQCDNTSLVIKKANGEITSPNFPSNEYGKSASCLWEFQPPADGKNCNLSLTIIYQRLYFVEGLSGMKDCSGNYSLFINNDKQDCQRYIAIHNPKYVTLMFYDPGSFGAGSTNQSFSPAATI